GCACGCCCGCCTTGACGCGGGGGTCGGACAGGTCTTCGCCGGGGACGCCTTGGGGGTCGAGGACGCGGGCGCCCAACAGCGCGCTCGCCGTCTGGGCTCCCCAGGAGTGGCCGGCCACGGCGATGCGGTCGCGGTCGCGACGTCCTGCCAGACCGGGCACGGAGGCTTCCAGGACGTCGAGTTCGTCCAGTACGCGCTTGAGGTCCTCGATGCGGATGCGCCAGATCTCCGGGAAGCGGGGGTCCTCGTGCGGGATGCCGAGGGTCCTGGAGTCGAGGTGGGTGGGCTGGACGACGACGAAGCCGTGCGCGGCCCAGTGGTCGGCCAGCGGGGCGTAGCCGTTCATCGACCAGCCGAAGCCGTGCGAGAAGACGATGACCGGTAGATCGTCGCCGGTCACGGGTGCGGAGACGCGGACCTGGAGGTCCTCGCCGCGGCCCGGGGCGGGCAGGATCACCGGCTTCACGGACACGATCGCGGGGTTCGGGTCGGACATGGCTGTGCTTCCGTTCGGTTTGTGTCCGGTGGGTCTCAGCGGCGGCGCAGGGACGGGTCGAGGAGGGCGGGCGGGGTGTCGTTCTTCTCGTGGGCGGCGAGATCGGTGCCGGGGGCGACGATCGTGTCGATCGCGTCCAGTACGTCGGCGGAGAGTGCCGTGTCCGCGGCGGCGAGCTGGCTGTGCAGGTGGTCCAGGGTGCGGGGGCCGATCAGCGCGCTGGTCACGCCGGGGTGCGCGGTGACGAATCCGAGCGCGAGCTGGATCATCGTGAGCCCGGCCTCGTCGGCGACCTTGGCCAGCTGTTCGACGGCGTCGAGCTTGGCGCGGTTGGCGGGGACGGTGGTGTCGAAGCGCTGGGGCATGAACGAGGAGCGGCTGGTGGTGACCTCCCGGCCCTCGCGGATCGCGCCGGACAGCCAGCCCGAGGCGAGCGGGCTCCAGGCCAGGACGCCGAGGCCGTACTCCTCCGTCACCGGCAGGACATGGGTCTCGATCCCGCGCTGGAGGATCGAGTAGCTGGGCTGCTCGGTGACGTAACGGCTCAGGTGGTGCTCGCGGGCGGCCCACTGCGCCTGGACGATGCGGTACGCGGGGAAGGTCGAGGAGCCGAAGTGGCGGATCTTTCCCGCGCGTTGGAGGTCGGTCAGGGCGGAGAGGGTCTCCTCGTCGCTGGTGCGGGGGTCCCAGCGGTGGATCTGGTACAGGTCGACGTGGTCGACGCCGAGCCTGCGCAGGCTGTTGTCCAGCTCGGTGACCAGCCAGCGGCGCGAGGCGCCCTGGTGGTTGCGCTCCTCGCCCATCGGCAGGCTCGCCTTCGTGGCCAGCACGATGTCGTCCCGGCGACCGGCGATCGCCTTGCCGAGCAGTTCCTCGGACTCGCCTCCGCTGTACGCGTCCGCGGTGTCGATGAGATTCACCCCGCCCGCGAGAGCGGCATCGACGATCGCGGTGACCTCCTCCTGGCTCGTGCGTCCGATTCTGCCGAAGTTCATGGCACCGAGCGCGAGGGTGCTGACCTGTATGCCGGTGCGGCCGAGGGTGCGGTATTGCATGACGGCGTCCTCCACAATGGGTAAGCGGAACCTTGTTCCGGTAACGATACGGAACGGGGTTCCGGTTAGCAAGCGGGGAGGGGTGGGGGTGGGGTGCGTTGGCTGCCTGCGGTGCGTCGTGGCTGGTCGCGCCCGCGCGGCGGTAGTCGCAAATCGATACAGCCCCGCGCCCCTTAAAAGACACGGCGGGTCGGCGCTTTTAGGGGCGCGGGACGGTATCGATATGCGGCTCCGCCGCGGGGCGCGACCAGCCCCCACCGGCCGGCAGTCAAAAAACAACCTCACCCGCGCTTATGCCAGGCTGTCCCGCCAGGCCCGGTGCAGGTCCGCGAAGCGCCCCGTCCCGGCGATGAGGTCGGCCGGGGTGCCGTCCTCGACGACCCGGCCGTGTTCCATGACCAGCACCCGGTCCGCGATCTCGACCGTGGAGAGGCGGTGGGCGATGACGACCGCCGTCCGGCCGCGCAGGACCGTCGACATGGCGCGCTGTACGGCCTGTTCGCCCGGGATGTCGAGGGAACTGGTCGCCTCGTCGAGGATGAGGACGGCGGGGTCGGCGAGCAACGCCCGTGCGAACGCGACGAGTTGGCGTTGACCGGCCGAGATACGGCCACCCCGCTTGCGTACGTCGGTGTCGTAGCCGTCGGGCAGCGCGCTGATGAAGTCGTGCGCGCCGATCGCCTTCGCGGCCCGCTCGATCTCCTCGCGAGGCGCGTCCGGGCGCCCGATCGCGATGTTCTCGGCGACCGTGCCGGAGAACAGGAACGCCTCCTGCGTCACCATCACCACCCCGCGCCGCAGTTCGGGCGCGGACAGCTCGCGCAGGTCGACGCCGTCGAGCAGGACCCGCCCGTCCGAGGGGTCGTAGAAGCGGGCCAAGAGCTTGGCCAGGGTGGACTTGCCCGCGCCGGTGGAGCCGACGACGGCGACGGTCTGGCCGGCGGGGAGGGTCAGGTCGAAGACGGGGAGGACCTCGCCGCCGGTGCGGTAGGCGAAACGGACGCCGTCGAAGACGACCTCGCGGCCGGGTTGGTCTGTCTCAAGTTCCGGGAGCTGGACGGGTGTTGAGGGTTCGGGGACCGACGGGGTCTGGGCCAGCAGGCCCGCGATCTTCTCCAGGGAGGCCGCGGCCGACTGGTACGAGTTGAGGAACATGCCGAGCCGGTCGATCGGGTCGTAGAGCCGCCGTAGGTACAGGACCGCGGCGGCCAGTACGCCCAACTCCAGTGAGCCGTCCGCGACTCGGGTCGCACCCCAGAGCACGATCACCGCGACGGCCGTGTTGGCGACCAGGCGGGAGCCGGTGACATAGCGGGCCATCTCCAACAGGGCGTCGCCGTTGGCGCGTTCGTGCTGTTGGTTGAGGACCTGGAAGTCGGCGTCGTTCACCGCCTCGCGGCGGAACGCCCGGACCGGGCGGATGCCGTTCATCGTCTCGACGAACTTGACGATCACGCGCGCGATCGCCGTGGAGCGGATCGCGTACACCCGTACCGCGCGCCGCTGGTAGACCCGCACCAGCAGGTACAGCGGCACGAAGGACGCCACCGCGACCGCGCCGAGACCGAGGTCCAGCCAGAGCAGCATCGCCGAGATGTACACGAACGACAGGATGACCGTGATCAGCTCCTGGAGTCCCTCGCTGAGCAGTTCGCGCAGGGCCTCGATGTCCGTGGTGGAACGGGAGATGAGCCGGCCGGACGTGTACCGCTCGTGGAAGTCGATGCTGAGCGCCTGCGCGTGCCGGAAGATACGGCCGCGCAGATCGAGCAGCACGTCCTGGTTGACGCGGGCGGAGGCGCCGATGAACGCGTACTGGAGTCCGCCGGAGAGCAGCGCGCAGAACAGGTAGCCCGCTCCTACGGCGATCAGCGGGCCGTGGTTGTCGTCCCGGAACGCCGGGACCGCGCGGTCGATGGCGTACGCGACCAGCAGCGGGCCTACCTGCACGGCCGCCTGCTGGAGCAGCAGGAGGAGGGTCGTGACGGTGACCCGTGCCTTCATCGGCGCGAGCAGGGAGCGCAGGAGGGTGCCGGTCGCGCCCGGGGGAGTGGGCAGGACGTCGTGGTCGAAGGGGTCGCCCGCGGCGGGCTTGTGCGGGGGCGGGGGTTCGGGGTTGTCGTCGTCGCCGGTGGTGGGGGTGGAGGTGGTGGCCGCGGTCATCGTTCGTCCCCCTGGTGGTCGGCGCCCGACATCAGGTACGCGTACTCCGTGTTCGTCCGCAGGAGTTCCTGGTGGGTGCCGACCGCGGTGATGCGGCCGTCGGACAGGAGGGCCACGCGGTCGGCCAGGAGGACCGTGGACGGGCGGTGGGCCACGATCAACGCCGTTGTGTCGGCCAGGACTTGGCGCAGGGCGGCCTCGACGGCCGCCTCCGTGTGGACGTCCAGGGCGGAGAGCGGGTCGTCCAGGACCAGGAAGCGGGGGTTGCCCACCACCGCTCTTGCCAGGGCGAGGCGTTGGCGTTGGCCGCCGGAGAGGCTCAGGCCCTGTTCGCCTACCTGGGTGTCCGTGCCCTGGGGGAGGGTGTGCGCGAAGTTGGCCTGTGCGACGGCCAGGGCACGCTCCAACTCCGGTTGTCCCGCGCCCTCTTCTGACCCCATGAGTACGTTCTCCCCGACGCTGGCCGAGAACAACGTGGGTTCCTCGAAGGCCACGGCGACGAGGGCGCGCAGCGTTTCCCGGGGCATGGTGGTGATGTCCTTGCCGTCCAGTGTGATCTGGCCGGAGGTCACCTCGTGCAGCCGTGGGACGAGCGCCGTCAGTGTGGTCTTGCCGGTGCCGGTTGCGCCTACCAGGGCCATGGATTCGCCGGTTTTGATGTGCAGGTTGATGTTGTCGAGGGTGGGTGGGGAGTCGGCGGGAGCGTCTGGGTAGCGGAAGGAGACTGTGGTGAAACGGATGCCGTCGTTTTCGGGTGCGGGTTCGTGGGGGCTGGTCGCGCCGTTCCCCGCGCCCCTTTGGGGCGCGTCCCCCGAGGGCGTTTCTTGGTCCTCCGGGGTTTCGTCCATTACCTCGAAGTAGCGCTCCGTCGCCGTTGCCGCCTCCTGGCTCATTGCCAGCAGGAAGCCGATCGACTCCACGGGCCAGCGCAGTGCCAGTGCCGTGGACAGGAACGCCACCAGCGTGCCCGCCGACAGATCCCCGTCCGCGACCTGCACCGTCCCCACCACCAGTGCCGCCCCGAGTGCCAGTTCGGGGAGGGTGACGATGACGCCCCAGATCGTGGCGAGGAGTTGGGCCTTGCGGAGTTCGGTGCCGCGCAGGGTGCGGGAGAGGTCGCGGAAGGCTCGGGCCTGGGTGCGGTGGCGGCCGAAGCCCTTGATGATGCGGATGCCGAGGACGCTCTCCTCGACGACCGTCGTCAGGTCGCCGACCTGGTCCTGGGCGCGGCGGGCCACGTGCGCGTACCGCTGCTCGAAGATCACGCAGGTGATGATCACCGGGATGGCGGGACCCAGGATGACCAGCCCCAGTGTCCAGTCCTGGAGCAGCATGATGATCACGCCGACCAGGATCGTCACCGCGTTGACCAGCAGGAACGTCAGGGGGAAGGCCAGGAACATCCGGAGCAGCATCAGGTCGGTGGTGCCCCGGGAGAGGAGCTGGCCCGAGGGCCATCTGTCGTGGAAGGACACCGGCAGGCGTTGCAGATGCCGGTACAGGTCCGCCCGCATCTCCGCCTCGACGTGTGACAACGGCCGCGCTACCAGCCAGCGCCGCAGCCCGAACAGGGCCGCTTCCGCGATCCCGAGCAGGAGCAGGTACAGCGCCCCGAGCCACACGCCCGCCGTGTCCCGGTCGGCGACCGGTCCGTCCACCATCCACTTCAGGACGAGCGGGAACACCAGCCCCGTACAGGACGCGACGACGGCGACCCCGGCCGCGGCGAACAGCCGTACGCGCACGGGGCGGACGTACGGCCACAGCCGCGCGAGCGTGCGGACGGCGGACCGGTCGGAGTGGTCCTCGGCGGAGGCGGGTGTCGTGGTCATCGTCATCACGGGCGAGCCTACGGACCACCACTGACATCGCCCACCGAGTTTTGGCCGGACCCGGATCGGCCGTTGGTCCTACGACCTGGGTGTTCGAGGGGTCGTAGCGGCGCGCTCGGGGGAGTCGTAGGGGCGCATCAACCGATCGGTTGATGGCCGGTCGAGCGCGATGGGCGATGTGGCGGGACCGGTCCCGGCGGGACCCTCGGTACATGTCAGCCACACCAGTCATCGAAGTCACCGCACTACGGAAGTCCTACGGCGGCCGGGCCGTCGTGGACGGGGTCTCGTTCGCCGTCGAGGAGGGCGAGATCTTCGGGATCCTCGGTCCGAACGGTGCCGGCAAGACCACCACCGTCGAGTGCGTCGAGGGTCTGCGGGTTCCCGACGCGGGACGGGTCCGCGTCGCCGGGCTCGACCCGGTCGCCGACCACGAAGAGGTCGCCCGGGTGCTCGGCGCCCAGCTCCAGGAGAGCGAGCTCCAGGCCAAGCTCACCGTCCGCGAGGCGCTGGAGCTGTACGCGTCCTTCTATCCGCGTCCCGCCGAGTGGCAGCCGCTGGCCGAACGCCTGGGCCTGACCGCCAAGTTGACCACCCGGTTCGCGAAGCTCAGCGGCGGTCAGAAGCAGCGGCTGTTCATCGCGCTCGCGCTGATCGGCAACCCCCGGGTCGTGGTCCTGGACGAGCTGACCACCGGGCTCGACCCGCGCGCCCGCCGGGACACCTGGCAGCTGATCGAGGACGTGCGGGCGAGCGGGGTCACCGTGCTGCTGGTCACGCACTTCATGGAGGAGGCGCAGCGGCTGTGCGACCGGATCGCCGTGATCGACAAGGGGCGGGTGGCCGCCCTGGACACCCCGGACGGGCTGATCCGGCGCTCGGCGGGCTCCACCGTCATCAGCTTCACGCCCTCCGCGGCGCTGGACGACGGTGATCTGAACTCCCTTCCCGCGCTGACGTCCGTGGCCCGCAAGGACGGCCGGATCACGCTCTCCGGCTCCGACGAGACCGTCAACGCGGTCATCACCCTGCTCGCCCGCAACCACATCACCGCCCACCAACTCCGCGTGTCCGACGCCACGTTGGACGACGCGTTCCTGGACCTGACGGAGGTCACCGCATGAACACCGCAGTGCTGCGTACGGAGTTGCGTCTCTTCCGCCGCGAACCCGGCGCTCTCTTCTGGATCCTGCTCTTCCCCACCCTGCTACTGGTGATCCTGGGTTCCATCCCGGGCTTCCGCCACCACGACGCCGACCTCGGCGGCCTGCGCACGATCGACGTGTACGTGCCGGTCGCCGTCCTGCTCGGCATGATCGTCGGCGCGCTCCAGTCGATGCCGCAGAACCTCACCGGCTACCGCGAACGCGGCATCCTCCGCCGCATGTCCGCCACCCCGGTCCGGCCGACGGCTCTGCTCTTCGCGCAGATGGTGGTCTATGGCGCGGCGGCCCTCGTCTCCGCCCTGCTCGCACTGATCGTCGGCCGGCTCGCCTTCGACGTACGGCTGCCGAAGCAGCCCGGCGGCTACCTCCTCGCCCTGCTCCTCGCGATCCTGGCCGCGCTCGCGCTGGGCGCGGTGGTCTCGTCGCTGTCCCGGACCACGAAGATCGCGGGCGCCGTCGGGTCGGCCGTGTTCTTCCCGATGATGTTCTGCGCGGGTGTGTGGATCCCGGTGAACTCCATGCCGGACGTGATGGCCCGCATCGTCGGCTACACCCCGTTCGGCGCCGCCGCCGAGGCCCTGAACCGGGCGGCGGCCGGGA
The nucleotide sequence above comes from Streptomyces sp. N50. Encoded proteins:
- a CDS encoding alpha/beta hydrolase family protein, whose translation is MSDPNPAIVSVKPVILPAPGRGEDLQVRVSAPVTGDDLPVIVFSHGFGWSMNGYAPLADHWAAHGFVVVQPTHLDSRTLGIPHEDPRFPEIWRIRIEDLKRVLDELDVLEASVPGLAGRRDRDRIAVAGHSWGAQTASALLGARVLDPQGVPGEDLSDPRVKAGVLLALTGLGDDLTPFAAEQLPFMRPSFATMTPPALIVAGDHDQSQLSTRGPDWFTDPYTYSPGDKTLLTLYGAEHSLGGIPGYEVAETTDESPERVALLQHLTTAFLRSTLHPENTDWKRAAAQLADDPDPLGTLQSK
- a CDS encoding aldo/keto reductase codes for the protein MQYRTLGRTGIQVSTLALGAMNFGRIGRTSQEEVTAIVDAALAGGVNLIDTADAYSGGESEELLGKAIAGRRDDIVLATKASLPMGEERNHQGASRRWLVTELDNSLRRLGVDHVDLYQIHRWDPRTSDEETLSALTDLQRAGKIRHFGSSTFPAYRIVQAQWAAREHHLSRYVTEQPSYSILQRGIETHVLPVTEEYGLGVLAWSPLASGWLSGAIREGREVTTSRSSFMPQRFDTTVPANRAKLDAVEQLAKVADEAGLTMIQLALGFVTAHPGVTSALIGPRTLDHLHSQLAAADTALSADVLDAIDTIVAPGTDLAAHEKNDTPPALLDPSLRRR
- a CDS encoding ABC transporter ATP-binding protein, producing MTAATTSTPTTGDDDNPEPPPPHKPAAGDPFDHDVLPTPPGATGTLLRSLLAPMKARVTVTTLLLLLQQAAVQVGPLLVAYAIDRAVPAFRDDNHGPLIAVGAGYLFCALLSGGLQYAFIGASARVNQDVLLDLRGRIFRHAQALSIDFHERYTSGRLISRSTTDIEALRELLSEGLQELITVILSFVYISAMLLWLDLGLGAVAVASFVPLYLLVRVYQRRAVRVYAIRSTAIARVIVKFVETMNGIRPVRAFRREAVNDADFQVLNQQHERANGDALLEMARYVTGSRLVANTAVAVIVLWGATRVADGSLELGVLAAAVLYLRRLYDPIDRLGMFLNSYQSAAASLEKIAGLLAQTPSVPEPSTPVQLPELETDQPGREVVFDGVRFAYRTGGEVLPVFDLTLPAGQTVAVVGSTGAGKSTLAKLLARFYDPSDGRVLLDGVDLRELSAPELRRGVVMVTQEAFLFSGTVAENIAIGRPDAPREEIERAAKAIGAHDFISALPDGYDTDVRKRGGRISAGQRQLVAFARALLADPAVLILDEATSSLDIPGEQAVQRAMSTVLRGRTAVVIAHRLSTVEIADRVLVMEHGRVVEDGTPADLIAGTGRFADLHRAWRDSLA
- a CDS encoding ABC transporter ATP-binding protein; this encodes MTTTPASAEDHSDRSAVRTLARLWPYVRPVRVRLFAAAGVAVVASCTGLVFPLVLKWMVDGPVADRDTAGVWLGALYLLLLGIAEAALFGLRRWLVARPLSHVEAEMRADLYRHLQRLPVSFHDRWPSGQLLSRGTTDLMLLRMFLAFPLTFLLVNAVTILVGVIIMLLQDWTLGLVILGPAIPVIITCVIFEQRYAHVARRAQDQVGDLTTVVEESVLGIRIIKGFGRHRTQARAFRDLSRTLRGTELRKAQLLATIWGVIVTLPELALGAALVVGTVQVADGDLSAGTLVAFLSTALALRWPVESIGFLLAMSQEAATATERYFEVMDETPEDQETPSGDAPQRGAGNGATSPHEPAPENDGIRFTTVSFRYPDAPADSPPTLDNINLHIKTGESMALVGATGTGKTTLTALVPRLHEVTSGQITLDGKDITTMPRETLRALVAVAFEEPTLFSASVGENVLMGSEEGAGQPELERALAVAQANFAHTLPQGTDTQVGEQGLSLSGGQRQRLALARAVVGNPRFLVLDDPLSALDVHTEAAVEAALRQVLADTTALIVAHRPSTVLLADRVALLSDGRITAVGTHQELLRTNTEYAYLMSGADHQGDER
- a CDS encoding ABC transporter ATP-binding protein, with the protein product MSATPVIEVTALRKSYGGRAVVDGVSFAVEEGEIFGILGPNGAGKTTTVECVEGLRVPDAGRVRVAGLDPVADHEEVARVLGAQLQESELQAKLTVREALELYASFYPRPAEWQPLAERLGLTAKLTTRFAKLSGGQKQRLFIALALIGNPRVVVLDELTTGLDPRARRDTWQLIEDVRASGVTVLLVTHFMEEAQRLCDRIAVIDKGRVAALDTPDGLIRRSAGSTVISFTPSAALDDGDLNSLPALTSVARKDGRITLSGSDETVNAVITLLARNHITAHQLRVSDATLDDAFLDLTEVTA
- a CDS encoding ABC transporter permease; its protein translation is MNTAVLRTELRLFRREPGALFWILLFPTLLLVILGSIPGFRHHDADLGGLRTIDVYVPVAVLLGMIVGALQSMPQNLTGYRERGILRRMSATPVRPTALLFAQMVVYGAAALVSALLALIVGRLAFDVRLPKQPGGYLLALLLAILAALALGAVVSSLSRTTKIAGAVGSAVFFPMMFCAGVWIPVNSMPDVMARIVGYTPFGAAAEALNRAAAGNWPGWTHLGVLVAWTVLLTAGASRWFRWE